The DNA segment AGGCTTGTCGGGAGGCTGCCAGCGCCTCCCGGTAGCGGCCTTTCTTGTAGAGAACCCAGGCCAGCGTATCCATCACGCGAACGTTCTTCGACTGCTGCGCAGCATGCTCAGCAATGCGTAGCGCTTCATCCAGGTTGCGATCATGATCCGCATAAAACAGCGCCATGTAGGGTTCAGGCTCGATATTATTAGCGCGATTGATCTGCTCAATCACGTCGAGTAAGCGGAATGCTTCGCTGGCCTCGCCATTGCGGCCTAGATGTGTCAGCAGATCACCAAGCCCGACAGCCGCTTCATGAGTCGGCACGCGCGCCAAACTCGTTCGGTAGAGTTCAACTGCTTCCCCATATCGCTGCTCGGCGACGCGCACGCGCGCCAGGCCGGTCAGCGCATAGTGATACTCCGGGAAAATTTTCAGCGCGGTTTCATAGTGCGCTCCAGCTTCATGTATCCGTCCGATGTTGAAGAAGAGATTTCCCAGTTGTGACCGACACCAAACTTGTTGCTCGCTGTCGCGCGAGCCGGCGGCATTGAGCGCCATATTCATCGCTTCAATAGCGCCTTCCGGGTCGCCGTACAGCTCGCGAATGTAGGCAGCGCGCGAATACGAAGCCGTGTCGGGGCGCAGGTCAATCATTTTTTGGAAGGCCTCGGCCGCGGCTGGGTACTCGCCCAATTCGACGAGCGCATCGCCAAGCGTGCCGTAATTCCACGGGTCGCGCGGATCGCGCGCGAGCGCCCGCCGAGCTGCTTCACGCGCTTGGACGAAGCGGTGCTGGCCGCCATAAATCCACGCGACAAGGCGCAACGCGCCATAATTGTCTGGATCGAGTTGAAACGCCTTCTGACAGGCTGCTTCAGCGCGAGCGTAGTAACTGCCATCGCCTGATTCACGGGCTTTGTTCATGAAGCCGGTCGCCAGCTCGACATAAAAATTTGCTTCGCCGGGCAGCGTGCGGAGTTTCGCCTCGGCTTGGCTGATCTGCTCGTCAGCCCAGGATCGGCGCGCGGGGCGGACCGAGACGCTCTCCACAGTTGATCTGCTTCGTTGTTGCCACAGTATTGAACTGATCGTAACACCGACGAGCGAAATCAGCACGCTCGCTGCGACGGCTCGCCATCCACGTCCACTCATTGCGCTCTCCCAACAGGTTGAGTGCCGGTCGTCAAGAAAATTCATTCATCCCGGCGACCGGCAACCAGCATCACCAGCTCATCAACAATTCAGTTGATCGGCCCGCCGCCTTCCTCTCCTGGGTCAACGTGGCGGCTATTGCGCCCATCCCACGCATACGCGACATAGGGGAATGTTTCCAAGTAGGGCGCGTCGTTGGTATTGACGCCATCGCCGATACTATTGTGCGGGAAGCCGGCAAACCGTCCGCCAGCCAACACGCCCACGACGGCGCGAGCGGCAATGTCGGTAACATCGTCACTGACACGACGGCCGTTGGGGAAGCCGGCTGCATCGCCGGCAAGGAGACCCATCCGTCTGCGCTGCGCTGCGGGCGTCGGCGGCACGCCTGTGTTCAATCGCAACAAGTCGGCCACTGGACCAGCCGGCGTGCCCGGCGCAGCAATGGGCGGCGCGTACGTCACCAGCGGCAGCAGGTCTGTGCGCGGCGCATCTGGCACGGGCAACGCCTCACGATAAATCGCGTTGAGCACACGAGCCAAAACCGGATCGAGCGCATAGGCAGCGAATTGCGCGTCATCTTTCGGCTGACTCATACTGAATTTGTCTTTGTCGCCTGTGCCGATGATGAGCTCGTTGAATAACGGATTGCCCATGCGCTGGATTTGCACGAACTCAGGTGATAGCTGCGCTGCGCCTCCCGGCCTGCTCGGCAAAATCTTGATGCGTGGACGCGAGGTCGTGCCCCATGTGCCGATTGTCGCCGCAGGGCTGCTGGCCGGCTCTTTTCGGCCCGTGCGCGTCAACATGGCGATCGGCACTTCAATGGCAATCGCGTTGACGTTATACCCGGACACATCATCGGCAGCAAAGTTCTGCCGATCATTGGCGTCTTGCGCCGGCGTCAGCACACCCGGCACGGGAAAGCCCATGCTGCGGAAATTGAGCGAATCAAACGCTGCGCCCAGATCAATCCAGAAAGGATCATCAACCGTGCCGGCAAACACCTTGATTCCATTTCCAAGATCATAGATGCCCTGCTGAAAGAGCGACGGGTAATCAGGCATGGTGCGCGGCCCTACATTGGACGGAACGGCTATCAGCCGTCTACCTTGGCTCAGCATAGTTCGCTGGCCGCCCCTGACCATTGTGACCGTATAGGTTTGGCGCAAGCTCAGCCCCTCTGATCCAGGGCCATCAAGCGCGGTGATGGCCGGAGGCACAATCACAGTCGTAGTGGGCGGCACAACGCCTTCCAGTGTTCTGGGCGCATTAGGGGGCGACGTAATCCCATTGCCCGCGCCGACAAATCCCGTGAACACGCCAGGAAGGCGAATCTCCGTGTTAAATCGAAATTCAAACGTGATGTCTTCTACAGCGTCATTGTTGTTATCAACCTTGATCGCATACAAAATTTCTGGATCGAACGGAAAATAGTTTGGCCCGTTGGCAGGTTCCAACAGGGGATCAACGTTGAGAATAAACGTGACTTTGTCAGAGTTATCGTAGCTGACAAATGCAAAGTAATCGGTGATGTCAGCTTTGTGATCGAGCGCAGTGATCGGCGCTTCTCGATGATTGGCTGCTTGCGTCGTCGGCAAGCTGGTCAGCAAACTGACCGCTGCTACGGCCAAGACCAACCAAGTCGTGATCATGGCTTTCAATCTACTCATCGTCAAACCTCCTTAAAGCAATAGATCGGTTGCATAGGGCCGAGCCATTCAAAGCATCATGCATAACAGATCAGCGGACACACCAATGGTCAAGCGTTGCGACTGCCTGATTGACCTTGACGCTCATGCCCGTGGCGTTCAGTTCATACAACCCAAAGCTACGCGGTCATCGCGCGACATGGTCGCCTGCTCGATTGCCGCAGTGATTGCGCGTAGAAATCAACTTACGCAACGTCTCGTGAGTTCGGATTTGCCCGCGCTGCGGAAAATTTCAGAAACAGAATCCGGGAGATCATCCTTCAGTCACCTTTCTGAAACCCGCGGGCCGGGAAATCCCAAGCCCCTGCGGGGAAATCCGAAGCCCGAAATCCGAAATCCGAAAAAATTCCAATGACCGAATTTCAAATCTGAGACCAATTGCGGAGAAAAAGACCGCGCTCTTTACAAGGGCGTCGCCTTGAGGGTGCCTGGCGGAATGTGGTGTTTTTGCGTTGCGGCGCCGCACGTTTGTAGGGGCGTCGCTGTGTGGACGCCTGCTGACGTGTGGTGGTTCAGCGTTGGGGCG comes from the Blastocatellia bacterium genome and includes:
- a CDS encoding tetratricopeptide repeat protein — its product is MSGRGWRAVAASVLISLVGVTISSILWQQRSRSTVESVSVRPARRSWADEQISQAEAKLRTLPGEANFYVELATGFMNKARESGDGSYYARAEAACQKAFQLDPDNYGALRLVAWIYGGQHRFVQAREAARRALARDPRDPWNYGTLGDALVELGEYPAAAEAFQKMIDLRPDTASYSRAAYIRELYGDPEGAIEAMNMALNAAGSRDSEQQVWCRSQLGNLFFNIGRIHEAGAHYETALKIFPEYHYALTGLARVRVAEQRYGEAVELYRTSLARVPTHEAAVGLGDLLTHLGRNGEASEAFRLLDVIEQINRANNIEPEPYMALFYADHDRNLDEALRIAEHAAQQSKNVRVMDTLAWVLYKKGRYREALAASRQALRLGMKEALFYYHAGMIHAKLGHAKQAREALRQALQINPSFHPRHAAQARAMLNALGD
- a CDS encoding DUF4331 domain-containing protein, yielding MSRLKAMITTWLVLAVAAVSLLTSLPTTQAANHREAPITALDHKADITDYFAFVSYDNSDKVTFILNVDPLLEPANGPNYFPFDPEILYAIKVDNNNDAVEDITFEFRFNTEIRLPGVFTGFVGAGNGITSPPNAPRTLEGVVPPTTTVIVPPAITALDGPGSEGLSLRQTYTVTMVRGGQRTMLSQGRRLIAVPSNVGPRTMPDYPSLFQQGIYDLGNGIKVFAGTVDDPFWIDLGAAFDSLNFRSMGFPVPGVLTPAQDANDRQNFAADDVSGYNVNAIAIEVPIAMLTRTGRKEPASSPAATIGTWGTTSRPRIKILPSRPGGAAQLSPEFVQIQRMGNPLFNELIIGTGDKDKFSMSQPKDDAQFAAYALDPVLARVLNAIYREALPVPDAPRTDLLPLVTYAPPIAAPGTPAGPVADLLRLNTGVPPTPAAQRRRMGLLAGDAAGFPNGRRVSDDVTDIAARAVVGVLAGGRFAGFPHNSIGDGVNTNDAPYLETFPYVAYAWDGRNSRHVDPGEEGGGPIN